One region of Armigeres subalbatus isolate Guangzhou_Male chromosome 3, GZ_Asu_2, whole genome shotgun sequence genomic DNA includes:
- the LOC134225054 gene encoding glutathione S-transferase-like: MPEYKLSYFNVKALGEPLRLLMSYGNLPFEDIRIEFEDWPTVKPTTPMGQMPVLSVDGKQVHQSLAMARYLANQVGLAGANDWENLTIDIVVDTINDFRLKIVAAYYDPDENGKEKKFAIIKKEVIPFYLEKLEEIARDNNGYLANGKLTWADLYFVGLLDYLNHLANTDLIVDQPNLQKVVKNVTSIESIKNWIDKRPQTDM; this comes from the exons ATGCCGGAATACAAGCTCTCTTATTTCAATGTCAAGGCGCTGGGAGAGCCCCTGCGGTTACTGATGTCGTACGGAAATTTGCCTTTCGAAGACATCAGAATTGAATTCGAAGACTGGCCAACTGTTAAACCAA CAACGCCCATGGGTCAGATGCCGGTACTGTCGGTGGACGGCAAACAAGTGCACCAGTCGCTGGCCATGGCCCGCTATTTGGCCAATCAGGTCGGCCTAGCAGGAGCCAACGATTGGGAAAATCTCACTATTGACATCGTCGTCGACACCATCAACGATTTCCGTCTAA AAATTGTCGCTGCATACTATGATCCCGATGAAAATGGAAAGGAGAAGAAGTTCGCCATTATAAAGAAAGAAGTCATTCCATTTTActtggaaaaattggaagaaATCGCCCGCGATAACAACGGTTACTTGGCTAACGGCAAA CTCACTTGGGCTGACTTGTACTTTGTTGGCCTTTTGGATTACCTGAACCATCTAGCCAACACTGACCTCATCGTCGACCAACCGAACCTGCAGAAGGTTGTCAAGAACGTAACGAGCATCGAATCGATCAAGAATTGGATCGATAAACGACCACAAACTGATATgtaa